The following are encoded together in the Tepidiforma bonchosmolovskayae genome:
- a CDS encoding SDR family NAD(P)-dependent oxidoreductase, which yields MGRLEGQVAIVTGGASGIGEQTVRAFVAEGARVVIADVQEERGHHLAEALGTQASFLRTNVAEEDEVAAAVDHALGRWGRLDVMFNNAGFGGVSGPIDELDMAAYDQTMAVLLRGVFLGAKHAARAMKPARRGLILNTSSVAGLQAGFGPVVYSAAKAAVAHLSRCLAVELAEFGIRVNAICPGVTVTNIFAAGMGLSGPAAEALLPRIETALADWAPLRRAGQPADIANAALWLASDEASYVTGQAIVVDGGLTAGRSLEEFGQRLASALGLTPEQWQAMRDAARRAQA from the coding sequence ATGGGCAGGCTCGAAGGGCAGGTCGCCATCGTCACCGGCGGGGCCAGCGGCATCGGCGAACAGACGGTCCGCGCGTTCGTCGCCGAAGGCGCGCGCGTCGTCATCGCCGATGTGCAGGAGGAGCGGGGCCACCACCTCGCCGAGGCGCTCGGCACCCAGGCCAGCTTCCTCCGCACCAACGTCGCCGAGGAGGACGAGGTCGCCGCCGCCGTGGACCACGCCCTCGGCCGCTGGGGCCGGCTCGACGTGATGTTCAACAACGCCGGCTTCGGCGGCGTCTCCGGGCCGATCGACGAGCTCGACATGGCCGCCTACGACCAGACGATGGCGGTCCTCCTCCGCGGCGTGTTCCTCGGGGCGAAGCACGCCGCCCGGGCGATGAAGCCGGCCCGCCGCGGGCTCATCCTGAACACGAGCAGCGTCGCCGGGCTGCAGGCCGGCTTCGGTCCGGTGGTCTACAGCGCGGCGAAGGCGGCCGTGGCCCACCTGAGCCGCTGCCTCGCGGTCGAACTGGCCGAATTCGGCATCCGCGTCAACGCCATCTGCCCCGGCGTGACGGTCACGAACATCTTTGCGGCCGGCATGGGGCTGAGCGGCCCCGCCGCCGAGGCGCTCCTCCCGCGGATCGAAACCGCCCTCGCCGACTGGGCGCCGCTCCGCCGCGCCGGTCAGCCGGCCGATATCGCGAACGCCGCCCTCTGGCTGGCGAGCGACGAAGCGAGCTACGTCACCGGCCAGGCGATTGTCGTCGACGGCGGGCTGACGGCCGGGCGCTCGCTCGAGGAGTTCGGGCAGCGGCTGGCCTCGGCGCTGGGCCTGACCCCCGAGCAGTGGCAGGCGATGCGCGACGCCGCCCGCCGCGCCCAGGCCTAG
- a CDS encoding enoyl-CoA hydratase/isomerase family protein, translated as MEYEQILYEKRGHTVIITMNRPERLNAWTWKMAAERNDAFRRANADPEVASIILTGAGRGFCAGADVRDAFQRGLDSQGQARREERDTTNYVELVRTSKPMIAAVNGVCVGVGLTSILPMDIIIASDQARFGMFFVKMGLVPELASTYFLTQRVGFGMASDMCLTGRLVDAEEALRTGLVQKVVPHEQLMDAAMEYANMLAQNPDRQMGWIKELITKNGANPDYNEVMRLEHGRINECYSTPEHREAVAAFQEKRPAKFR; from the coding sequence ATGGAGTACGAGCAGATCCTCTACGAGAAGCGGGGCCACACCGTCATCATCACGATGAACCGGCCGGAGCGGCTGAACGCCTGGACCTGGAAGATGGCCGCGGAGCGGAACGACGCCTTCCGGCGCGCCAACGCCGACCCGGAGGTCGCCTCCATCATCCTGACCGGCGCAGGCCGCGGCTTCTGCGCCGGGGCCGACGTGCGCGACGCCTTCCAGCGCGGCCTCGATTCGCAGGGCCAGGCCCGCCGCGAGGAGCGCGACACCACGAACTACGTCGAGCTGGTCCGCACGTCGAAGCCGATGATCGCCGCCGTCAACGGCGTCTGCGTCGGCGTGGGGCTGACCTCCATCCTGCCGATGGACATCATCATCGCCTCCGACCAGGCCCGCTTCGGGATGTTCTTCGTGAAGATGGGCCTCGTGCCCGAGCTGGCCAGCACCTACTTCCTCACCCAGCGCGTCGGGTTCGGCATGGCGAGCGATATGTGCCTCACCGGGCGGCTGGTCGACGCCGAAGAGGCGCTCCGCACCGGGCTCGTGCAGAAGGTGGTCCCGCATGAGCAGCTCATGGACGCGGCGATGGAGTACGCGAACATGCTGGCGCAGAACCCGGACCGCCAGATGGGCTGGATCAAGGAGCTGATCACGAAGAACGGCGCGAACCCGGACTACAACGAGGTGATGCGGCTGGAGCACGGCCGGATCAATGAGTGCTACAGCACCCCCGAGCACCGCGAGGCGGTGGCCGCCTTTCAGGAGAAGCGGCCGGCGAAGTTCCGCTAG
- the obgE gene encoding GTPase ObgE translates to MLDAVEITVKGGNGGHGLVSYHREKFVPQGGPDGGDGGRGGRIFLRAVDDVYTLELYRSRKRFQAGAGGNGGPNLRHGANGEDLYLEVPVGTVVYDAETGDLLADLSEVGAEVLVAHGGRGGWGNKRFATPTNQTPGYSQKGQEGEERRLRLELRLLADVGLIGLPNAGKSTLLAAVSNAKPKIASYPFTTLEPMLGVVNVGWERFTLADLPGLVEGASEGYGLGFEFLKHVRRCRVLLHVVSCESPDPVTDYELIEGELRAYDPGLEHVARVVAVTKADLDHAAAERSAEALAAHLGRPVRVISAHDGTGLEPLKEELMALVAAERARAASQPPAEVPVIRPAPVDRFVVTIDEDGRYVVDGYTAVTFVKMMDTGMPGALDEVMRRLERWGIAKELRRLGIKPGDVVVFDDVEIAWEG, encoded by the coding sequence ATGCTCGATGCAGTCGAAATCACGGTGAAAGGCGGCAACGGCGGCCACGGCCTCGTGAGCTACCACCGCGAGAAGTTCGTGCCGCAGGGCGGCCCCGACGGCGGCGACGGCGGCCGCGGCGGGCGCATCTTCCTGCGCGCCGTCGACGACGTCTACACGCTCGAGCTCTACCGCTCGCGGAAGCGGTTCCAGGCCGGGGCCGGCGGCAACGGCGGCCCGAACCTCCGGCATGGCGCCAACGGCGAGGACCTCTACCTCGAGGTGCCGGTCGGCACCGTCGTCTACGACGCCGAGACGGGCGACCTCCTCGCCGACCTCTCCGAGGTAGGCGCTGAGGTGCTCGTGGCCCACGGCGGGCGCGGCGGCTGGGGGAACAAGCGGTTCGCCACGCCCACCAACCAGACGCCCGGGTACTCGCAGAAGGGGCAGGAGGGCGAAGAGCGGCGGCTCCGGCTCGAACTCCGCCTCCTCGCCGATGTCGGGCTCATCGGCCTGCCGAACGCCGGCAAATCCACCCTGCTGGCGGCCGTTTCGAACGCGAAGCCGAAGATCGCGAGCTACCCCTTCACCACCCTCGAGCCGATGCTCGGCGTCGTCAACGTCGGCTGGGAGCGGTTCACGCTGGCCGACCTGCCCGGGCTTGTCGAAGGCGCCTCGGAGGGGTACGGGCTCGGCTTCGAGTTCCTGAAACACGTTCGGCGGTGCCGCGTCCTCCTCCATGTCGTCTCCTGCGAATCGCCCGACCCCGTGACCGACTACGAGCTGATCGAGGGCGAGCTGCGCGCCTACGACCCGGGCCTCGAGCACGTCGCGCGGGTGGTGGCCGTCACCAAGGCCGACCTCGACCACGCCGCCGCGGAGCGCTCGGCGGAGGCCCTCGCGGCGCACCTCGGGCGACCGGTGCGGGTCATCTCCGCCCACGACGGGACCGGCCTCGAACCGCTCAAGGAGGAGCTGATGGCGCTCGTCGCGGCCGAGCGGGCGCGGGCCGCCAGCCAGCCGCCAGCCGAGGTGCCGGTCATCCGGCCCGCGCCGGTCGACCGGTTCGTCGTGACCATCGACGAAGACGGCCGGTACGTGGTCGACGGCTACACGGCGGTCACGTTCGTGAAGATGATGGACACCGGGATGCCGGGCGCGCTCGACGAGGTGATGCGCCGGCTCGAGCGGTGGGGCATCGCCAAGGAGCTGCGGCGGCTCGGCATCAAGCCCGGCGACGTGGTCGTCTTCGACGACGTGGAGATCGCCTGGGAGGGCTGA
- a CDS encoding PIG-L deacetylase family protein gives MTATEFVPPSAMVVVAHPDDAEFLCGGTVAKWAARGCEVTCVVITKGDKGSDDPEMTTERLAEIREAEQRAAGAVLGVRNFEFMGYPDGYLQHTLELRRDLARLIRKYRPHSVITFDPTNRFLSDTYINHPDHRAAGDATLDAVFPTARDRLTFPELLVDGYEPWKVRQVWLGAAAHPNAWVDISGTLELKKQALLCHPSQLSPEVALFVEGMARMAGEAKGLAAAEAFRRFIIEADPVHEAPPPGR, from the coding sequence ATGACTGCAACCGAGTTCGTCCCGCCCAGCGCGATGGTCGTGGTCGCCCACCCCGATGACGCCGAGTTCCTCTGCGGGGGGACGGTGGCGAAGTGGGCCGCCCGCGGCTGCGAGGTGACCTGCGTGGTCATCACGAAGGGCGACAAGGGGAGCGACGACCCGGAGATGACGACCGAGCGGCTGGCGGAGATCCGCGAGGCCGAGCAGCGCGCAGCCGGCGCCGTCCTCGGGGTGCGGAACTTCGAGTTCATGGGCTACCCCGACGGCTACCTCCAGCACACGCTCGAACTTCGGCGCGACCTCGCCCGGCTCATCCGGAAGTACCGCCCGCACTCCGTCATCACCTTCGACCCCACCAACCGCTTCCTCTCCGACACCTACATCAACCACCCGGACCACCGCGCGGCCGGCGATGCGACGCTCGACGCCGTCTTCCCGACCGCGCGCGACCGGCTCACCTTCCCCGAGCTGCTGGTCGACGGCTACGAACCGTGGAAGGTGCGGCAGGTGTGGCTCGGCGCGGCGGCCCACCCGAACGCCTGGGTCGATATCTCCGGGACGCTGGAGCTGAAGAAGCAGGCGCTGCTCTGCCACCCGAGCCAGCTCTCGCCGGAGGTGGCGCTGTTCGTCGAAGGGATGGCGCGCATGGCGGGCGAGGCGAAGGGTCTGGCCGCCGCCGAGGCCTTCCGGCGGTTCATCAT